In the genome of Leptospiraceae bacterium, the window CGTCCTCGGTTTCAATCAGGTCAAATAGAAGAGGCATCACCCTCGGTTCATCTATTTTTTCGAGGGTTGCTACAAGTTCAATTTTAAGACCGAGGTCTTCTGCCCTATCCTGAAGACCGTTCAGGATACTTGGTATAGCTACTTTATCCTTCATAACTCCTAGAGAGCGGGCAATTTCTTTTTTTACTTCTACCGATGTATCCACCCGAAGAGAAGTTAGTAAGTCGGGGAGGTTCATTTTGGCTTTTAAGGTAGCAATAGCTCTGGCTGCCAGCATCCGAACCTCAACAGAAGAGTCTTCCTTCAGGGCAACAGACAGACCCTTTCCACCTCCGTGATGATTCAGATGCAAAAGACTTTCGATCATCTTTATTCGTAAATCGGAAAGGGGTTCTTCTTCGAGAGCTTTGGAAATATAATTAGAAAAATAACGAATGTTAAATCGATTTACAGAACTGATGCTGACTTCCCTTACTTCCGGATGGGAATCAAAAAGAGTTTCTTTCAGGATATAGGCTCGGTTTTTCAGATTCTGATTCCGAATAGCAAGAACCGCATGTTTTCGAACCTCATAATTACTATCTCCGGTAGCCAGTTTGATAAGAGTGTGGGCTTTATCGAGCTTATAGGATTCAATAGCCAAAATTACAGCCGTACGCATGGCCGGACTTTTATGCTCTAAAAGCTCATCTAGATACAGAGTTAATCTCTCATCTTCTATATACTGCAAAGACTCAAGATAATAGTAACGATAAATATCTTTTGAAGTATTAACCAGTTCAAGAAGATAGGGTAGGGCTCTATCATCTTTTAAAACCGCGATATAAGCATAAACCGCTTCACGAACCTCAAGACTTCTGTGACTCAAAAGGTCCATTACATCGTGCAAATAGTCCCGATTTTTCGTTTCTTTTAAGAAATTAAGGCAGAGAACCTTTTCCTGCTTCAAACCGGAAGAATGTAGAACCCAGTTCAGGTTAGCTTCCCATTCCGGGTAGAGACTCGCCAGAGTTTCCCGATTGTCAAAATAAAATTGCAGGATCTCCAGCTTAAGTTCAGTCGGAGAAGAAGGATTTTGAAGTATAGAAGTAGTAAAGGGTAAAAGATCGTAACGCTTCTCGGGTAGAATCTTGGAAATCGCTAACTTCTGAACGCGACTATCTTCAGAAAGAAGACTCTCCTTCATGGGGTCTTCTTTCTTTTGTTTGAGAATCTGAGTCTGGCAATTTCCGAAAAGAAATAAGAGTAGCAGGATAGCAAGTCCTGCTCGGAAAAAACCGGAACAGCCCGAAAAAAGGTACTTCATGTATATGAACAGCTTTTTTTTCCTTACTTATTTATGCAAATATCTTTTTAGAGCCCTGTTTCCTGTAAACTATCCTCATAAGAAGCTCTCGCAGCTCTCTTATTATCATAAGCTTCTGTAAGAGAAGGATCTAAATCTATTGCATTTTGAAATTCTCGCAGGGCTTTCCTGAACTCACCATTTTTGTAGTAGCAAAGACCCAGATAGTTATAGGCTCTCGCAGCTACACCCGGTTTTACATCCGAACGCACTATCGCTGTAAGCTCGTCTATGGCTTTTTCTCTATCTACCAGGGAATTGGTATCAATGAGAATTCTTGCAAGAATCAACTTACTTTCCATATCATCCGGGTCTATATGAGCTGCACGATAGGCCTCATCCTTTGCTTTGGATATGTTTTTTCGACCGCCGGCAGCATAAACCAGTGCGAGTTTTCGGTGTGCCTGTTTGATTTCCTCTCCATTTTTTGAGAAATTTAAGACTTCATAGAGGTGTTTTTCAGCTAATTCAAAACTTTTCAAATGATAATAAACATCCGAAAGCTTGAGTTTCACACGGTAATTATTCAGGTTCTTCTTCAAAATATCTTCGTATTCTCTTGAAGCTTCGAGGTAATAGCCATTGGAATTGTAATAATCTCCTATAGCTTCCAGGTTTCTGGCATTTTCCGGTTCTATGGCAGAAGCCTTTCTCCACTGCTCAATGGCCTTTGTAGGCTTACCGGAATTTTTATAAGCAATACCGAGGTTGTAATAAGCATTGGGGTTTTTAGGATTCAGGTCAATTGCCTTTTCGAGAGAAGAAATCGCTTCTTCATGCCTCTCTAACTCGTCGAGGATAATACCGAGGTTTATTAGAGCTGTTTCTGTGTAGGTATCTCCCGGAGTAGCTCGCACGATACGACGGAACATATCCTCAGCTTCTGTCAGGTTTCCCCGGCTGTAGTACATATCTGCCAGTTGAAACATGGTATCTACATCATCCGGTTTCATTTTCAGAGCCTGTTTTAAAGAATCTATAGCTACATCATGCAGCTTTAAATCTTCAAAAGACTCGGCAATGTACTGGTAAATCTTAGGATCGCGAGAACCCGCTTTCAAGGCTTTTTCAAAAATAGCTACGGCTTCTTCTTTCTTATTTTTACGTAATAAGATAATTCCAAGATTATACAGGTATTTGGCATTATTGGGACGAAGGGAGTTGGCTTCCCGGAAATGGTGCTCTGCTGCTTCTAATTCTCCCCTGTGGTAATAAATCGAACCCAGATGAGCATGTGACAGCTCAGCTACCTGTCCTCTTCCTGCTGCGAGGATGGCCTTTTGAAAGTTCTCGATAGCTTCCGGTGCTTTTCCCTGCTTATAGAGACTTAAAGCGAGGTTATAACTTAAAAAAGGATCATTCGGAGAACGGCTGATACCTTCCTTATAGCTATCGATAGCTTTTTCAGGGTCGTTGGTTTCACTTAGAATGTTCCCGGCCAGAAGAGAAATCTTCGAATCACCCGGGGCAATTTCTTTAGCCTTTAAAATGATGAGCTTGGCTTCTCCAAAATTCCCGGAATTTCGGTATGCCATTGCAAGGTTATAATAAGCATGAACATTATTCGCATCATACTTAATGGCAAGTTTCAATTTATCAATGGCGAGAGAAGTTCTACCCTTCTCGTCATACATCACCCCGAGGATAGTAAGAGCGACTGATTTATTGGAGTCACTGGCCGGACGGTTCAGGTATTCCTCACATTTCACCATGGCTTTCCCAACCTGTCTGTCCCGATAAAAATTGATGCAGGCGGAAAGCTCCGGATCCATAGAACTTCTGGGAATATAGGGTTGTTCTACAATTCTGTTTAACTTTTCAGTTGAATCAGCAAGCTCTTTTTTCTTCGGAGTTTCCTCGGATTTGGCTAACTGCGGAAACAGGCCCTGGAAGAATTTCTTCCCTTTTTCAGTCTGGTAATAAACCCCTGCTCCAATAACAGTAATTAGGAGCAGGATAAATAATGTCCAGAGGATAATCGATACATTGGAACGCCTGGGGGGCAGATAATAGGCAGAAGAGTCCTCTTCGATAATCTGGGAAGTGGGAAACTTTTCTTCCTCTGCCTCAATATTCTCCATTTTTAGCCTGTTCTTTTTGAATTCCATACCTTACAAGTCTCCAGTCTGTCGTTGTATTTCGTCCTTGTAGACGGCATCGAGAATGCCGTTGATAAAGCTTACAGACCTTTCTTCGTCAAATTTACGGGCCAACTCAATAGCTTCGTTAATAATAACTTTGGGAGGAATTTCTCTCTGGTTGATAAGGCTATAAATAGACAGCCTGAGAATATTACGGTTAATAATGGAAATCCTCTCAAACCCCCAGTTGATGGTATAGGTCTTAATTAGAGTATCGAGTAATTCCCAGTTTTTCACAACACCTTTAATGAGTTCCTCGCTATATTCTTTTTCAGTTTCGTGTATTTTTTTTTCATACCAGCGAAAGGTGAGGAGATCATCTATTTTGGTTTGAGCCATTTCATACTGATAAAGTGCCTGTAATGCAAGACTTCTACTTTTTGCTCGAGAAGCCATTTATAGTTCCCGGATGGCTTTTTTTATATTTGCCATTTCAATCGCTGTTACAGCTGCTTCAAAACCCTTATTACCGGCTTTTGTTCCGGCACGCTCTATTGCCTGCTCGATGGTATCTGTAGTAAGAACTCCAAAGATTACCGGAACTCCGGTATCAAGAGAAATAGAACCTACTTTAGCCGATTCCCCTGCAACAAAGTCATAGTGTCCGGTAGCCCCGCGAATCACGGCTCCGAGACAGGTTATCGCGTCAAACTTTGTGGTTTCGGCCAGTTGTTTTGCAGTAAATGGGATTTCATAGGCTCCCGGAACCCGAACAACCAGAACATCCTCTGTATTCACCCCATGTCTTTCAAAAGCGTCGATTGCACCTTTCAGAAGACTCTCTGTAATAAATTCATTAAACCTCGAAATAACGATTGCATGTTTCTGGGAGGTTCCGTCAAACTTGACTTTAATTTCTTTAAATGACATTTTATACCCCTGTCCTCCATCCTCCTTCGGGCTTAATTTTTGTAAATCAGAAGTCCATGAAAGACGAGTTATAAATTTGCTGTAAGCGTATCATGAACCCACCTTCCCAAATCCCGGGAACTGTGGTATACCTTGTTCATGAAAACAATACAAACCTGGTAGAAAATGCCATTCGTCCATTTGCACTGGGAAGAAAGAATTAGCTATTTTCCTATTCTCCCGGGGGTAGGTTTATGAAACACTTACGGACATTCTCATGTTGGAAGGTGTTGCCAGCGTGTATCACTAAAAAATCTTATTTTACTAGCAAGTTATAAATTTTCAATTTCTTCTATAGTTAGTCCTGTAGCAATAGAAATAGTTTTATTATCAATACCAGCTAATTTAAAATTCTTAGCTATTTCTAAACTTTTTCTTTTTTCTGCTTTTATTTCAGCTATTTCTACTCTTCCTCTTTCATCCTGTTCTCGCATAAGAAAATAGTCGTAACTATTAAGTTCGTCTTTTGTCCAATTATGCCTGTCTGATAGAGTATAGGCTTCTTTTAAACCTTCATCGTCAACATTGTCTGGAATGACTTCTAAGTTTTCAGCATTCTTTATGAAGTATATCCATTTATCAGAAAGGCTTTCGCAGCCTTCTAATTCTTTTTTAAACTTGGGCAACTCTATAAAATTAAAGTTAATATCTTTTAATTCGTTCTTCCTGGTTTTCGTATTGATAATCAAATGCTCGGTGAGATAATTATCACCTTCAAAATATTCAAACTCTAATATTCCAATAAAAACTACCGGAGTTAATTTGGAATATTCATCCCCTTTTTCTATCTGAGAGGCATATTCTTTGGATACATAATATTGAACTCTTTTGTCAAATCCGGCAACTTCGCTGAGTTGCATCTCTACAATATAAGTAGTTCCGGATTGGTCTTTCACTCTAACATCAATTATGGAAGATTTAAATCCGGCAATTCTGGGAAGCTGAAATGTATTACGAAATTCAAGATCTATAATCTTTCTATCTCCTTCCAAGCTCAAAATCGAGTTTAGGAAGGAGATAAGGATTACTTTTTTGCCTTCATTTCCAAAAATTTTTCGAAACGCAACATCATTTTTAGGATCAGCGAATTTCATGAATTAATTTTCTAATGATCCAATAAAAAGTCAAGAATAGTTTTTGCTTTTATCATTCATCAAATACACCCTTCCAGGGTAGGATTGATAGTAAAATAATTAGCCCAATTGCAAAAGCACCTGCAATTATCCATCTAAGAAATCTCCATAGGATTCCTGTGGAAGTGTAAAACGAACCAAATTTAATCTTTAATTTCTCCAAATTATCCCACAACGTCCCGAGAATCGTCCGACGTGACGGCGGTTGAAATGGGTCATGTTGGACATTCTCTTGTTATACGCCTGTTTTTTGCTATTTACAACTATATTCTTGCCCCTTATTTTACTAACCAGACTGAGACACGGACACATTCGGCAAGCTCAGTGCAAGTGTTGAAGGCTGGTAATTCTTATCTACTCGTATTGGATTTAGCATAGTTATTTTAATATTCTTTGATTCTATATAAGTATCTTC includes:
- a CDS encoding HEAT repeat domain-containing protein, translated to MKYLFSGCSGFFRAGLAILLLLFLFGNCQTQILKQKKEDPMKESLLSEDSRVQKLAISKILPEKRYDLLPFTTSILQNPSSPTELKLEILQFYFDNRETLASLYPEWEANLNWVLHSSGLKQEKVLCLNFLKETKNRDYLHDVMDLLSHRSLEVREAVYAYIAVLKDDRALPYLLELVNTSKDIYRYYYLESLQYIEDERLTLYLDELLEHKSPAMRTAVILAIESYKLDKAHTLIKLATGDSNYEVRKHAVLAIRNQNLKNRAYILKETLFDSHPEVREVSISSVNRFNIRYFSNYISKALEEEPLSDLRIKMIESLLHLNHHGGGKGLSVALKEDSSVEVRMLAARAIATLKAKMNLPDLLTSLRVDTSVEVKKEIARSLGVMKDKVAIPSILNGLQDRAEDLGLKIELVATLEKIDEPRVMPLLFDLIETEDEKELRLSMKSLLRRMLYKYHRPSFSLRMDRLSSL
- a CDS encoding tetratricopeptide repeat protein; the protein is MEFKKNRLKMENIEAEEEKFPTSQIIEEDSSAYYLPPRRSNVSIILWTLFILLLITVIGAGVYYQTEKGKKFFQGLFPQLAKSEETPKKKELADSTEKLNRIVEQPYIPRSSMDPELSACINFYRDRQVGKAMVKCEEYLNRPASDSNKSVALTILGVMYDEKGRTSLAIDKLKLAIKYDANNVHAYYNLAMAYRNSGNFGEAKLIILKAKEIAPGDSKISLLAGNILSETNDPEKAIDSYKEGISRSPNDPFLSYNLALSLYKQGKAPEAIENFQKAILAAGRGQVAELSHAHLGSIYYHRGELEAAEHHFREANSLRPNNAKYLYNLGIILLRKNKKEEAVAIFEKALKAGSRDPKIYQYIAESFEDLKLHDVAIDSLKQALKMKPDDVDTMFQLADMYYSRGNLTEAEDMFRRIVRATPGDTYTETALINLGIILDELERHEEAISSLEKAIDLNPKNPNAYYNLGIAYKNSGKPTKAIEQWRKASAIEPENARNLEAIGDYYNSNGYYLEASREYEDILKKNLNNYRVKLKLSDVYYHLKSFELAEKHLYEVLNFSKNGEEIKQAHRKLALVYAAGGRKNISKAKDEAYRAAHIDPDDMESKLILARILIDTNSLVDREKAIDELTAIVRSDVKPGVAARAYNYLGLCYYKNGEFRKALREFQNAIDLDPSLTEAYDNKRAARASYEDSLQETGL
- the nusB gene encoding transcription antitermination factor NusB, whose amino-acid sequence is MASRAKSRSLALQALYQYEMAQTKIDDLLTFRWYEKKIHETEKEYSEELIKGVVKNWELLDTLIKTYTINWGFERISIINRNILRLSIYSLINQREIPPKVIINEAIELARKFDEERSVSFINGILDAVYKDEIQRQTGDL
- a CDS encoding 6,7-dimethyl-8-ribityllumazine synthase, with protein sequence MSFKEIKVKFDGTSQKHAIVISRFNEFITESLLKGAIDAFERHGVNTEDVLVVRVPGAYEIPFTAKQLAETTKFDAITCLGAVIRGATGHYDFVAGESAKVGSISLDTGVPVIFGVLTTDTIEQAIERAGTKAGNKGFEAAVTAIEMANIKKAIREL
- a CDS encoding Rpn family recombination-promoting nuclease/putative transposase, translated to MKFADPKNDVAFRKIFGNEGKKVILISFLNSILSLEGDRKIIDLEFRNTFQLPRIAGFKSSIIDVRVKDQSGTTYIVEMQLSEVAGFDKRVQYYVSKEYASQIEKGDEYSKLTPVVFIGILEFEYFEGDNYLTEHLIINTKTRKNELKDINFNFIELPKFKKELEGCESLSDKWIYFIKNAENLEVIPDNVDDEGLKEAYTLSDRHNWTKDELNSYDYFLMREQDERGRVEIAEIKAEKRKSLEIAKNFKLAGIDNKTISIATGLTIEEIENL